The sequence below is a genomic window from Glycine max cultivar Williams 82 chromosome 20, Glycine_max_v4.0, whole genome shotgun sequence.
ACTCAAAttcaattctttaaaaaatgtaattattgtGGTTGGCGTCACTCTAAAAATTCCATACCCAAGGTAGTTGTGTAAAGTAACATGGGAGTTGGTGAACTTAACAATCCTCTCAATAAGTAAATCATGACAAAAACACACTACGAGTATATTAGTACCTCTACGAAATTTGTTAAACTCCTAAAGTCTCCACTAATTGaatactataaaaaatttatgatttaaagtGTATCGACAAAGAAATTTGTTCTTGAAAAACATATGCTTGGTATGAACATAGGAAACTAAGGAAAACAAATGTTggtagaatttttaaaaaatataaactaaaaggAAAATGCTTGCACTTTAAATGAATTTTGTCGGACCTTAGTATACTTTTTTGGACATTAGTATAATTTATCAACCAGATAAAAACCCGTGTGTTGCATTGCATGAATATGTTATATTGTTaagatatatatacatatatatataatcaaggcttaattatattttttacatccaattttttattttttggtgaattttattttcaacttttaagaATCTTACgaactttatcattttttattttactaccaACATAATTGCACTTTTTATTccagatttatttttatttttatttttgtaaattttacccttaaatttttaaattttttgaagaattttacccctaattttttatctttttggaaaattttattcttaacttTTATACTTATTAATAGATAAATGATAGAGGATAAAATTTGCAAGTTTCTTTAAAATTGGAGATAAAATatgctaaattaaaaaaatgatggtaaaatttgtcaaaaattaaaaagttggaATCAAAATTACTATTAGGCCTAATATCAATCATAGTAAatgttttagaataaattttgctgaagtgtttatgttttttaaggAACTAAAGTGTTTATGTTATGTCAAAGAATTATTGGTTTAAATTAATGCGAGATAATTATAGCATGatattatagtttaaaaataaaaatgttcctTTTTAATAAACAGAATCCttgtttgtatttgttttttgttaaaataatttgtctTTATTTGTACATGTTTGAatcctaatttatttttcttttgaattttttttcttctaacttTGAATTAagattgattcttttttataggatCTTGAGTTGTTTGTTTAATTGAATGAATTAACTTATTTTCAAATTGCTTAGACAATTGAATGATTTTCTATAATTGATAATGTTAATTCTTGTGTATCCTAGTATGCATTTGTCATTGATCAttgatacttttttatttttgcctttcattatcatcatcattgatgattgtataaattgtaaatatttttggtttttttagtttgatattaagaaatattttgtattttatatttttttaatgaaaatttaaacataTCTTGCATATAAGATTTCCATTCTCAATTTAAATGTGTATAATAATAAGGaagtttaattaattcaattaattgaaCATATTGtatgagttattataaactCTTGACGTCATACAAAAGGtttgatataaatttattgagATATTGAGAAAGTTATAAAGATTAATGAGAAATATAGGTTAGGAAAGATGATACATTCATTAATTAAGATTAATGAAAGATAAAGTAGACTTATTGTGAAGGTTTATTTTAAACGGTAGAATGATGATAATTAAGCTGAAAGTTTGATGTGGTAATTGGTGAaattgttttgttaaattttatttatatgaaaatgtTACCTTCATGTAAATTacaaatgacttaaataatttttaggtttatgatatatatttgatCTTTGTTTTAAGATTCTGATAAATTTTTTCGTTGTTTTGagtttttaatatatgttattttgtgTCTTTATTAGTTAAGCGATAGTATAGTAGTGATAATGTACATCATCCCAACTATCAATATATATTGAAAGAATCGTTGAGATTATATCATATCATCACTTAACTAGTGAATTCAGagtaaaacttttaatatatcatgactcaaaataacaacaaaattttaccagcaacacaaaataaaaatcaaatatatattattacgaATTTCAGacatatttaaatcattataaatagatagattttttttctccagAAACCACTTATAtatcatttcattcataatcAATTGAACAACACAGGATGGAATGTTTGAGAAAAGATGGAGACTAGGAAAGATGGAACCGCTTCTGCAGGTGCATGCGTCCTAACAAAACCCAGGACTGAAGCTTGGATTACTCATGAGTAAGGACcttataaatagatagatagtCTTATGATTTCTTCAACTTATAAAGTTTCAACcgaatatttgattttaattgcaGCAAATTAACCTTTGGGTTCATAATTTTGATAAACTATAATTCAACTataaatgaaaaacaataaGTAAACCTCTATTTTAGTTTCTGACATTATAAGcattagttatatattttaataattgattttgCAAACTTCTTACTTGGTTCCTAGTTAACCTTGCAAAgggtcatttattttttaaaaaaaatggtacaaACAAGAGTGAAAAATGCAGTTAAAAAATAGATGaacatttttgtaaaataaggATTTAGTAAAATTATGAATTCAAATAACTAACACTTGCTATATTAAGGAGTACAGTATACTCAAAAAGTAATGATATAATATATGCTATTAATATAGAATAATAGTGTGATATATAAAATTCAGTTATCAAATAACTAGTATTAATTACcccaaaaaataacaaaaattaaaatgatgtagaactacattatttaatagtaattttaatttaaatctatcATAATTTATTCAGTGATGTTATTATCTTCGcattaattaaacaacaataCAATTTCCCTAGGACCAGGCAACCCACCACACAACTTGATGGGGATTCTTAGTACAATTTTGAAGGGCTTCTGGATGTTTAGACCGTATCATCGTACCCTACGACATACGAAAGATGCTTTCTTAAGTACAATGAGCAATTCACCATTTTGTCCAATTTCATTATTGAAAGGACAAGGTCTTCTAATTTGATGAGCCGAGTATATGCATGGACTTCAATTTTGGCCTTTAGTATGTGTTCAATTCCCAAATATTTAttctgtttatttatttattgcaaGTATTCCCACCTTTGTTCACTTTGACGAAGataaaacataaccaaaagaaacTCCAGTTAGTTTAATGGAAGTTGGAAATAAATTGCTATGCCTTAaaacttttctattttttttttttttggtgaaatggGAATATATTAAAACGTTTCAATTAAACTGGAACCAATCTTCAATTATAGtcctaggaaaaaaaaatccctgAATGATTAAATTCAAGTACTAGTTCCACATGTGCAAACAAACTAAAGTCAGAACAAATCTCTTCTTCACATGCAACAAATTGCTATGCCTTTGAAATTTCACGAACCCTTCAATCCACGCCGCGATTATCGTTTGTCAAGTCTTCGAAGatatccaaaaaaaaacacaaaattatctttaaaaaacacacaaagtccaatttatgaaagttttataattttggccTCGTGTGAAGACTAAAGCACGGTTGTTGACAAAATTGAACTTATAGCTTATGGTCTTTTTAAGAGACAAATAGAGTCGTtggttatattatattttatattttatgtcctcTTGAAAGCGAAATGATACGTAGTTTAATGTTTTCTCTTCTGGCCTATtcgttaaaaaaattgtctttttttttttatctaatgcaTGCCTTCTTTGTTGACCAAGGACCCCAATTTCAGGAACAACTATAACTATTAAACCACGTATTTATCTTGAACTCTTTCATTTCAAGTGTGTGAGCATTAACCCCTTTGGTTTTTTGTGAGGAATAATTAAAATCTGTTTCATTTTATCACAAAGTGACATTGATTCTCTATACCCTATAGTGCCTCAACCTCACAAAACTAAAAGGCCAAAGAGAAATTTTGTTCAATTGGGGTGCTAGCTATAATGGGTAACACATTTGGTGCGAAGAAAACCACAAAGGTTATGAAAATTGATGGTGAGACATTCAAATTGAAGACACCAGTGAAAGTTGGGGAAGTGCTTAAGGATCACCCTGGTCTTGTTTTGCTAGATTCTGAGGCGGTTAAACACTATGGCGTGAGAGCAAAGCCATTGGAAGCACACAAGGATTTGCAGCCTAAGAGGCTGTATTTTCTTGTGGAGCTTCCGAAGGAGACGACGCCGCGAAGGGTTCGTTCCGGCATCAACATGAGTGCCAAGGATCGCCTAGAGAGCCTTGTGCTCACTAGAAGGTCTGCCTCTGATCTTTCAATCATGAAACAAAGCAGCAACACCGATAATAAGGAGAATAGTAATAATGGTGGTGGTGTGAGGTTGAAAATGAGGCTTCCAAAAGCAGAAGTGGAGAAATTGATTCAAGGTTGCAAGGATGAGGCTGAGGCTGCTGAGAGGATCATGAACCTTTATAAGGCCAATGGAAGCAGAGAAAATGAGGGTGGAACTAAGGAAAATGGTGAAAAGATGGTGGTGTTGGACCAACAAAGTGTTAAGGAGAGTACAAAGGTATGTGAAGTTTGTTTTCATGGCATGGTTTTGTCGATTGTTTAATCTTTAAACGTGAGTTTTAATGTTAACTGGTTCTTTTTctattaatgttaattattagaaTCCTCTTTTGGATTTATACAAAAACTTGCTCTTTTAAACCAGTCTAAGGAATTCGTTGGAATTTGGTGACAGAGTTATGTTGCATTTAACAATTGTGTCGTATAAAAtatgtgaaattttaaaaaatttcatgacGCTATTCCTCctattgttgaactttttttaagaaaaaattaacttttacttTAGTTTGATAGATTTCATAGTGAAGTAGATTTAAGAAGAGGAGACATTtagcttaattatttttaccttGAATGTGAGTGTATTTGAAGATTCAAAGGCCAGATATCAACCACcttatgttttgaaatttgtcattattttctcttccTAAAATATCTGTTAGGAAAATGATATTAGAAATTTCCGGAGGTGGTATATTTGAACAACCATATTAaggttttattcagaaaaaaaaaaaaaaaacatgttaaggTTTTCTTTAAGAGTTCTACCAAAATTTATGCCTTTAAAAccttttttaattgagtttcgccaaaatacaaaaaaaaaaatgatgaacaaaCTAATATTAATGGCTGAGAAGCGTCTCAAGAATAATGGGGCCGAAAGAATGcttaaacaataattaatgtTGTCTGGCACACGCTTTTTTAAATTGTAGGAGTTGAAAAATGAGATAAGAGAAAACTTTAATATTTGATAGATGATgtgatataaaaagaaaataagatgaaaataaaaagtgtacacttatataaatatcattcttatttttttttttatacatcatcattcttatttattaatagTATGCAACAACCGAAAGATTTCAATACATTAACATACTCTGCATGTGACCCCCGTGAGAAATTAAGTTACCCTGCAACCGAAAAAGAGTATTGAGATCTGAAATATTACATGTTATGTTCATTTCAATTTGTTGGTTCTGCATAAGATATAGTTGCACGAAGTTTGCATAATGCATATtgacttcaaaaaaaaattagagggactgagatttttattttatttgagtatGAATATTATGTGTGTCCATATGactattttttacaatattgtATCACAAAATCCTGTTTATAAAGACTAATTTTTTTGCGTTGAATCAAAATTCTTGCAGAAAAGggtgagttttatgccaatcaACGAAGGAGGAATTGAAGTAGCTGTGGCTTCATAACCACTTTCATTACATTAACCATGAAGCCGAATATTGAATCCACTGTGTTGCTGTTAGCTTGGGGAATATGAATATCTCACAAACCAAAGGAGCTTTGCTTACACATAGTTGAATAAGAGTTATGTTATTTGAACAATGCTTAGAATTTCAACTGGTTACAATTTTATAGGTGTCTGTATATTAGTTTTCATAGAACAGAAGAATATATATTTAGTAAGAACTAGTAGTTGCTCTTTTTTAGCAGACACCTGTTGTGACTAATTGTAAATCTATGTATTGTATATGTAGCATTACTCCTAGAGTGATGATGTGTACATATTTTGAGGATGACTTGATATTAACTTTCTACTTTTCTCTTAAGAGTTCTCTCAGGTGTTTATGATTACCAAATAGTTTTGAAGCTCCAATTATAATTAGTAGCAAAAATAgaacaaggaaaaaaatggTAAATTACTAGTAGATGAACATAGGTGAATGTTCAATCTACTATGATCGATGAACATACTATACAAGACAGAAATTCGGATGAAGAGGAGGTGGGTCTCGAGAGTGCAGATGGagattttgattaaatttaatatagttTGAACAATAAACTTTGTTTAAATTATCATTCCTAAATTGTGGAATCAGTCTACAAGCATAATAAAGTGAACAAAATTaatagattaaatttaaaatgttatttaacaaaacttaaatgaagtatttttacCAACTGCCTATTGCAGCTACCCAACTCAAAATTCTATTAAGTTTTTTGGTCAATTAGCTTAGCTCTTAAATATCATATGAATTAGTTAGGCTGTTAAAATAATAGTCGATTCAATATTCTAAAACTATAAATAGTTGTTTCGTACATATGACCAAAtacaaacatttatttttctcttattcttcTCTAAGAGTGTGTCTTAACATGGGGTAAGTTTTAAAGCGACAATCTTCTCTACTTGCTATTTGTGTATTTTCTCTTCTCATTTGCCTTTTCATCTCCTTCCATGGTGCGTCCTCCAACCATTGATGACAATTTTTAATCTATGCTTTCTTCACCCATTGGAGAGAACTATTAACTCCTAGAACAGGTCAATTCAATGAATCTATTTCTCGTCCTAATAAATGAGCTTGCCATCTTTCTTCTCGTTAACAAAATAACATCTTCATCAATTCTTGATTACTCAATTTAGTTTGTATTGACTGTGTAACAAAACTTCACATAATTAAAGAGAATGTAGAGaagaattgaatattttttaccaACTTGCACCTACATCTATTTGGCAGTGCACATGGTTGAACATAACCCAATAAGAATATGTACTTGCCTTTATAATAGGACCCAATGAATGCTATTCTCAAGTTCATAGACAAATTATTCTTTTGGATCTTATCCTTTCCATTTCGaaagttttctttatttgttcAATATGGTGAAGCATTGTGAACTTGGTTATTCATTGTTACTAGTGCAAGAATTGCAACTTGTTTTTGCTGTGAAACACACCAATTTAAAGTCTTCTAGCAATTATCtaacaaaaatggaaaaaaaaaaaaaaaaaaagatcatccCTCATGCACCCATAAAGAGGCTTGCTTGGGCACATTATATGAATGTGTGACCTAGATGTAATGCATTTAATTTATCACAAGGGCACATTCATACATCATGCTCAAAACTGAATCCTacaacaatttttgtttttaaccaAGTTGGCCCAAAATCTAAGTTGTAGACTTGTTGGTTCAGCAAATTAAGATTGTGTTTGCATGTTACCTCAACGCTGGTGAAATAGGTGTCCAAACACAACCTAAATCATTCCAAGTCGTACAGTAGCAAAGAaaagattaatattttaaaggtaaaacaaaaagaaaaaaaaagttaatcatatgacaagaaatattttagttagttaattttgtttctaaaagcTTTTACCTAAACAAATTAAATGTCTTAAATATTTCAGATGGAGAACAAAGAAACATGCTTTTTCTTCCTTGTAATCGAACTACtgcattcttttttgttttggatgGAGAAACTTTGTGGTGAAGGGATCAATGTTGTCACCCAATCCAAGGCCAAGACAAGTCCTTAAGTTAAG
It includes:
- the LOC100819128 gene encoding uncharacterized protein At1g66480 yields the protein MGNTFGAKKTTKVMKIDGETFKLKTPVKVGEVLKDHPGLVLLDSEAVKHYGVRAKPLEAHKDLQPKRLYFLVELPKETTPRRVRSGINMSAKDRLESLVLTRRSASDLSIMKQSSNTDNKENSNNGGGVRLKMRLPKAEVEKLIQGCKDEAEAAERIMNLYKANGSRENEGGTKENGEKMVVLDQQSVKESTKKRVSFMPINEGGIEVAVAS